One region of Trichosurus vulpecula isolate mTriVul1 chromosome 1, mTriVul1.pri, whole genome shotgun sequence genomic DNA includes:
- the DIRAS1 gene encoding GTP-binding protein Di-Ras1 translates to MPEQSNDYRVVVFGAGGVGKSSLVLRFVKGTFRDTYIPTIEDTYRQVISCDKSVCTLQITDTTGSHQFPAMQRLSISKGHAFILVFSVTSKQSLEELRPIYQQILQIKGSVENIPVMLVGNKCDETQREVDTKEGEALAKEWKCAFMETSAKMNYNVKELFQELLTLEKHRNMSLSIDGKRSSKQKRTDKLKGKCSLM, encoded by the coding sequence ATGCCGGAACAGAGTAACGACTACCGGGTGGTGGTGTTTGGGGCAGGTGGTGTGGGCAAGAGTTCCCTGGTCCTCCGTTTCGTCAAGGGCACTTTCCGAGATACCTACATCCCGACTATCGAGGACACCTACCGCCAGGTCATCAGCTGCGACAAGAGCGTGTGCACTCTGCAGATCACAGACACCACGGGCAGCCACCAGTTCCCGGCCATGCAGCGCCTGTCCATCTCCAAGGGCCATGCCTTCATcctggtcttctctgtcaccagcAAGCAGTCCTTGGAGGAGCTGCGACCCATCTACCAGCAGATTCTGCAAATCAAAGGCAGCGTGGAGAACATCCCAGTCATGCTGGTGGGGAACAAGTGCGACGAGACGCAGCGGGAAGTGGACACCAAGGAGGGGGAGGCCCTGGCCAAGGAGTGGAAGTGCGCCTTCATGGAGACCTCAGCCAAAATGAACTACAATGTCAAGGAGCTCTTCCAAGAGCTGCTCACCCTGGAGAAACATCGCAACATGAGTCTCAGCATTGATGGGAAGCGCTCCAGCAAGCAGAAGAGGACAGACAAACTCAAGGGCAAGTGTAGCCTGATGTGA